TCTGAGTGAGGAGGTGGCTAGGAGAGTGTTCTCTGGGGCATGGAGGGGTGCTGAGCCCGATTCTGGGCTTTTTTTAACCTCCCCACAGTCCAAGCCGTTCTTGTACTTTACCTGTGACCTGCCGCCTTCAGGAAGCTCCCTCGATTTAACCCACACAGCTCATTCATTCCGTGGTCCTGCTTTTGTTTTGGCCCCAGGCTGTCAGCTGGTGTCATTTTAACTTACTCCTGGGCTGGGGCTGCCCTTCGTCGGTTCTGTCATTGCTGTGTCCCCGAGTAGCCAGCAGCCAGGGCAGGGCTGTGCGCctctggccttccctggtggtcccggcCAGCGGAGGGTGCAGCCTGCACAGTAGGCTCTGCGCGCCTGTGGCTGATGGCTGAGTGGCAGCACCACTCTTACATAATCagtttctctcctcctttctctttccagaGCCAGATTTCACACTGAGCAGCTGCAGACAGAGAAATCAGAGAAAGCACAACCCAGCCTCAGATTCCGAGGGGCCTGCTGGGGACTCTCTCCTCCTGCTTGGAAGGAAGACCCCGAGGCAGCCGTTTCAGGCCAGGTCTTGGCTGCCATGGGACTCACAGCCACCGCCCCCCGGCTGCCCTCTGCACTGCCAGGCAGATAAGGGTGAGCCCTGCCCAGGAGCACCTGCCGCCTCCTGCTGGGCCACTCCTCCGTGGCTAGTCCTTCCTCGACTTTGGGCCACCTTTGCTGACCCGAGGCCATGTAGGCCCCACTCAGGCCTCTGTGGATAGACACATTGCTGGGGACACCACCTCTGCTCTCTGGGAGACCCAGCGCACCACCATGCCCCGGGGATTCGCCTGGCTGCGCTGTGAGTACTGGGGGGGTTCTGTGGGGACTGCCCAGGGAGAGCTTGGCCCAGAGCCAGGCTTCGTAACCATGGCAACCAGGGCATTCTTCCTGGTGAGAAGTTGAGATGCTTCCCAGCTTAATGGCAGGCACCCTTGGGGACTCCCACGCCGTCTGCCCTGTCTCCAGCTGACTGCAGCTCAGACGGGCATGGTGGGTATGAGCCTTAGGCTGGGTGGGCACAGTCAGTGGGTCACAGGGACAGGACAGGCACTGGGGGTAGGAGGCAGCGTCTCACCTGCTCAGACTCATTGGTGCCGGGGAGTAcggtggggatggaggtggcaGAGAGATGATTTCTGGCCTCCCTGGGCATGACCAGCCAGGGGTGGGGGCTTGTGAAATTGCCTGGGCCCCGAGACACATGGGAGTAGTGCAGcttgttccctctgcctttccCTCCATAAAGAGCTAAAtcaaaaggcagaaagagaacagTGTcgttggggaaaagaaaaatagttgaaatgaggacagaaaagaaaaagaattgacaAGTCTCTCAGGCCTGCCTGCTGGTGGGAGGCCAGACCAAGTTCCCTTCAGACTCCAAGATTCAGTTTAATTGACttaaattcaacaaatttttttctgGTGCCCCCCACATGCCCACTGGAGAGACACTGCCATGGCAACAAGGACCTGGGCTGTCTCGTGCGTCTCTCTCTAACACCTGGCATGGAGTTAGGTGCTAGGAACTGTGTGCCACTTGCATGAGGTCTGGGGTCTGATCCTGTGAGGGATTCACAGAGGAGATGGGTCCACCCTTGCCCTTGTGGAGGGTACTGCAAAGGGTCCGGATGTTCAGAACAGGTGGAAGGACCCAGAGCCAGTGTTCTGGAATCTTCCAAGTCATGAGGAGCAGGGGGAGCAGGAGAAACAGCACGGCAAGGTGCCGCTTGAAATGGTCTCAGAGGTGGGTGGGGTTCACACATGTAGACGTGGGGAGGTGAGGACGGTGTTCCTTCCAGGGAGAGGGGGCAGCGTGAGCAAAGGCTCAGCAGTGAGCGCGTGAGAGGCCAGGCTGGAAAGCTGGTTTGGGCTCAGGTGGCTGAGGCCTTGAAAGCCAGGGTGAAGAGTGGCTAATTCATGAGATAACAGGGAGCCCTGGAAGGTCTGTGACCTGGGCGTGGGAGCTGAAATTGAGAGTTACTCTGCTTTCGGGAGGTCAATCTGGCCGTGCTTTTGGGGGTTGCTGTCACAGCCTCCTGGGCAGGATGTGATGAGGTGATGAGGGTTCCTTCTGGAGATGGAAGTGAGAATGAAGGGGCCTGGCAGAGGGGACAGAGCTCATGAAGGCAGAGCGCAGGATTGGCAAGGACTGGCtatggggtgagggggagggagggatgaggatcaggggctcagagaggggctgGGGTGCTGGAAAAGGAgtggctgccgtaacaaattgccacaatcTTGGCTTAAAACAGCAGTAATGTATTCTGTCACagctttggaggtcagaagtctgaaaacaGGTTGTCAAGGttatgctccctctgaaggctctaggggaggatccttcttgcctcttccagcttctggtggcttctggcattccttggcttgtggctgcatcactccaatctgccttcacctgtgaagcccatGTGAATGGTCTTTCCTTAcatgtgtctctgtgtcctttcctcttataagggcaccagtcattgaatttagggcccaccctacatTCAAGAGGATTTCATCTGGAGATTCTTAATAACATTtgcaaagaccctatctccaaataaggttgCATCTGAGGTTCTTGGTGAACGTAAATTTGGGGGTATttacacacacaggcacagatGTGGGGGTGGTGGACAAGCCCCATTTGTCACTGCACACAGGACAttactctttcttcagtctcctcTTCTGTCTTGCAGGCCTCTTAACTGTGGAGATAGGGGGGCACGGCGGACCTCCTGACCAGGGTTGCACTAGCTGTGGGGCTTTCAGAATGCAGAGGGTACGTGAGGCTACAGCTGTGCTGGCTCTGCCTAGTTACCTGTTTGCTGGCCTGTTTTTCAGAGTGGAGGCAACAGGAAGGGAGCTTAAAACTGGGAATGGTAGTTGGGCTGCACACTTGGAGGAGGTCTAAGTTTGGGAGAAGGCAGATCATCTGTGGACAGAGTTTCTGGGGCAACCCGTGTGTGCTAGGCTGGGAAGCATGGAGGCTCTGTGAGTCTCTGCTACGAGGCTAGTGGCCAGGCCCCCAAAGGCTCCAGACTGGGACTCAGATGAGGGCAGGTGGGTTAGGACTTGGGGGTGGAGTGGGCAGCCACAGGGTGACTGCCACACTGGAAAGAAGGCTCAGTGTGGACAGGgatactgatttttaaagaaaagatggaaatttggatttttatgtgaaatctctgtGAACCAGAATGTGGCCCTAAGGACACCAATTTGTAAACTGTCACTTTCTGTCAAGTgcggtccccagaccagcagcatcagtttTACTTCaggacttgttagaaatgcagattctctgcCTCCCCGCTCCACTACCTCATACCTGCTCAATCAGATACCCTGGGTGGGCCTTTACCAGCTTCTACAGGAGACCCAGATGCCTGCTCCCGGTTCCCTGCTTGACGTGAACCCCAAAGTGCTGAGTAACACGTCCTCACTGTGGTTCACAGCGCTGTGCATTCACACACTGGGAGCTGCGTTGTCTGGTCAAGACAGTgagtgaggggcttccctagtggcgcagtggttaagaatccacctgccaattcaggggacacaggttcgagccctggtcccggaagatcccacatgccgcggagcaactaagcccgtgcgccacaactgctgagcctgagctctagagtccgcgagccacaactactgagcccacgtgccacaactactgaaacctgcacgctctagggcctgcgtgccgcaactactgagcctgtgtgctgcagctactgaagcccacacgcctagagcccatgctccgcaacaagagaagccactgcaatgagaagcccgcgcaccacaatgaagagtagcccccacttgctgcaactagagaaagcccgcacacagcaatgaagacccaaagcagccaaaaaaaaaaaaagacaatgagtGAATTGGACAGATGGTGCTAGAGACAAGGGTTGGTGCTAGAGACGGGTTGGTGGCTGGCGTAGGCAGGGGagcctctggggagggaaggagtcttGGTGAGACCTTGGAAGGGGTCTGCCATGTGAGAGGATACCCAGGGCAGGGGCAATGTGTGAGCCTaaaccctgaggcaggaatgatcCTGACCAGCAGGGGTGCCAAGCTGAGAGTGTTAATGACGTAGAGACAAGGGAGAAAGCAAGCAGAAACACTGGTTTATCTGTTCCCTTGTCCAAATATTGGGTTGAGAAcatgggaagagagagacagaggaagtaCAAAATGGATTGCAAATTTGCAAGTTTGCAAAAAATGTGGTATCAGACTTCTATGAGGGGAAGGGCTGGTGGGCTGCAGGCCATAAGGGGCATAGGCTTGAGTAAGCCTGAGCTTCTGGCCCAGCAGGGGCACAGGCATGGCAGCAGCACTGAGAAGGGGGTGGGAAAGTGAGTGTCGGCAGGCCCAGGCCGGTGAGGGTTTAAGAACAAAAGTCTCCCTAAGTGCCGGGGAAGTGAGTGCAGAAAGTCCGGTCAGTAGTTGCTGCTCACAACCAGGGGCGAATCAAAGAGGTGACTCAGCCTGCCTggctattttgggggaaaaaaggaagaaagagagaaagagagagaagaacgAGGacggaagggaggaaggaaggaagagggagaaaaggaaaaaaaattactgctTTTGACTATTAACAATAATACATACTAATTATAGAATGTAAAATATAtcctaaaaaatataaagaagaacataaaaatcTCCCATAGAGATTTGGTGCATTTCTTTCCACTGCAttttctatacacacacatatacataattaACAAAATTCAAGTCATGCTTTATACCCAGATACGGTGTATTGAAtcatgctttttaaaactttgctaAGCATatcaaaagtatttttcttatCATATAAGCATATCATAAGTATTCTTTGGCAATGTGATTTTTATTGGCTACATTCGTTATTATTGAACATCTAGGCCACTTACAGATGTTCACTATTACAAAATAATACTGCAAAGGAAAGTCTTTGTCACAAATCTTTCGGTTAtgtctctcttttgttttccttcacgTTTATTCCTAGAAATGAGTTTAATGGGTCAAAGGGTGTGGACAATTTTAAAGCTTAGTGGGTTGAAGTGTGTGGGCATTATTAAGTCCACTAATAACAAAAattgccaaattgccttccagGATGAGAGCATCTGCCTCACTATTTTGCCAGCAGCAagtgtcattaaaataaaataaaacaacagtaacaacaacaaaaaagtctttCCATTTGGTAGGTGAAACATGTATCGATTGTTTTGACGTGAATTTATTAGCGAGGTTGAGTTTCAGATACGTCTCTTGCCCAtctatattttgttctttctgctCCCATCAACTTAACCCTTGTTCATGTTTGTTGCAAATTCTCTCAGATAATTTTTGTAAGTCTGTTCAGTTACACAGAAATCACACTGTTTTTAAAGTCACAGTGACCTGCAGTGGTGAAGGCTGGTAATGTTTGGATCGTTTGTTAGCGGGGAAGAGAAACAACCTGAGTGAGGTTCGCTCAGCATCCCGGAAAGACCAAACTGGAAGGGCCGCTACAAACCTGCTGGTACCTCTAATTAAGAGGCATGTCAAGGTCAGATAGAGCAGGGAGGACAATGGAGTGGGTCACCCAAGAGTCATTTGTAGAGCTGGACCTAGAATCCACAGCTCCAGAGTCTCTGGATGGAAAATGCAGCGAAAGGCTTTGAGAACTCAGAGGCTCTAGATAGGGGCAGGGGTTACCATGGAAGGGAGGCTGTGCCTGCCCCCTGGGGCAGGAgtgggaaggaggctggagaCCAATCCCAGGGCGTGGCTCCTGGGGGGCTTTGCCAGCCTTGGGTGGGAGGTGGCTGGGCTGGACGGTTCCTGCTTGTCTGCATTGCTGTCCTGGAGCCCGGACCGCAGGGAGAGTATTCCTGGCGCTGGGAAGGCCTCCTTGGGACGCtgcgccccccaccccggcccttcCGAGAGGACTTGTGACTGGGAAAAGGGAGGTCGTGAGCACAGCTCTGCATACCCGGGCGGTGTGGGAGCCGCGCAGGTGGCTCACGTGTTCTTGTTGTGTGCGGTCCACAGATCTCGGGATCCTCCTGGGCATGGCCTTGGGGAACGAGGGTTTGGAGGTGTGGCCCTTAACCCGGAGCGAGGAGTGTGCCATCACTGGCTTTCTGCGGGACAAGCTGCAGTACCGGAACCGCCTTCAGTACATGGTAACCACGTCGGCACTCGTTGTGTCCCTCTTCCAAAGCCCTGTGGCTCATGCGACGTAAGGACCTGGAAATTCAGTCCCTCTCCTTGGACttgtgtcaggcctgtgcctgcCATGGCTCCCTTCTCCCTCACACACACCCATGTGCCTGGTCTGCACGTCCTGTCCCCGCTCCTGCCATCCTTCCCCGGGGCCTCCAACCCTCCTATCTGATCTGACCTTTGATCCCACCTCCACGTGGCACTCACCCAGTGACTCAGGAATGGATTCCAGGAAACCATGGGGGAACCCCAGACACTATTTAGCAGGGGAGATAAGGACCTAGAAATTAGAATGTTTGATTCTTTTTATAGGGTGGACCACGTGGCATGTGGctctgtaggtcttttttttttttttaacagcttttttgagatataattcacataccacacacCTCACCTGTTCAAGTGTACATTTCTGTGGCTTTTAGTGTATTCGCAAAgtcatgaaaccatcaccatgataagtTTTAGAGCAATCTTTTAAAGTCATTTTCCTCACCCCTCCTAAAGGATATGATTCTCTAGGAGTAGTAAGCCTCTCATCCTACATTTTGGCTCGAGACTTATGCCTTAacacgttttgttttgtttcacctTCCCTGTGTCCCAGAGGAAAGAGCTGTCTTTATCCCAACTGGGAGCCAAGCACATGTTTTCTGTAGAGGACCACCGCTGCCATCAAGGGCCGGTCCTGGGTCCTCTTCTCCTGCATCAAATTCTTCTCGGAGGTTGGGGGAGTCTGAGCCATTTCTGACTCTGATCTCATCCTTTGTTCTTGTATCTCCCCAGAAACACTACTTCCCCATCAACTACAGGGTCAGTGTCCCTTATGAGGGGGTACTCCGAATGGCCAACGTCACCAGGCTGGTGAGAATCCCTCCTCTGGAATGGGGAGGCCCCTGCCTCCTGGGACATCCTGTGGGCCCCGCCTGGAGGCACATTGGTCTGGGCAGATCCTGTTGCCAGGGGTCTTTCCTGGCCCCTCAAGCAAGCCTGCCCTTGGCTCAGGCCCCAggtgcccctcccaccccatccacaGTGGATGCCCGTGGTCTGCCCCCTGTGCAGGGCAAATCTGGGGGGCGGTCAGAGCTGTGGGGGGCAGGCCCAGAGGCTCCTGTCTGGGGTTTCAATAATTTCTCCTGTCCCTGCAGCAGAGGGCCCGGGTGAGCCAACAGGAGCTGCGGTATCTGTGGGTCTTGGTGAGTCTCAGTGCTACTGAGTGGGTGCAGGAGGTGCTGCTCGAGGGCCATCCATCCTGGAAGTACCTGGAGGAGGTACATACGCTGCTGCTGGATGTCAAACAAGGCCTCCCGGTGAGCTGTGCAAAGGTGCAGGTGGCCAGGGcggatgcgtgtgtgtgtgtgtgtgtgtgtgtgtgtgtgtgtgtgtggccaaaAACTATCAAGGGAGAAGATAAAGGCATGGAAAGTTCTGGCATGTCCTGGAGAGTGTGGgagaaatggggggtgggggcagggtggtggcCTGGGCTTGGGGGGCAAGAGATGCACCTGAGACCCTGTTCTTATGCTCTGCAACCCTGGGCGAGTCATTGATCCCTCTCACTTTATTTCCACATctaagaaaagagggaaagggggagggataaatgggtGGAGCACAGGAGGGTTGAGGGCAATGAAACTCTTCTGTATGATGCTGTAACGGTGGGTATAATTGCATCTGTCAAAGCCCATTGAAAGTACCACagaaagagtgaaccctaacatAAACGTaccttaattaataataataatagaggtTCCCGATCGCTGCCTGTTGAGCAGTGTTGATTGGAGGCCTGGGGGATACGTCTTCCAAAAAGCCTAGAGAGTAAGGTGACAGGGTCGGTGTGTGTCCTTGCAGGCCATGTGCCATGggacccctccccacacccccgccTTGCcctactgcccccacccccagccctccttAGGACCCTGGTACACAACTGCCCCGGGGCCCCACCTGCTGCCCAGCAAGAACAGCCAACAGGAAGCCAACTGTGAGCTTCTGCTgacaccagggctcggggccaGCACCTGCTTTTGCAGCTGCCGAGAACTTTGTGGAGGCTCTCCATTCTGGCGGGGACCGGGAGACCCAGCAATTTCCTTGGTGGCTTTCTTGTGCCTGTGGGCAGGGGGGGTTGGAGCTGACCTGGGGAACGGACTGTGTTCCATCCTCAATTTTCCTTGGGAGTGTCTCTGGCTCTGTGAGCTCTGGGGATCTGGTTTGGGGGCTGGGAAGGAGATTGTGGGTAGGCTGAGGCCCTGCCCATCTGGGCTCTTCAGATtgaaccagcttttttttttagagattttttttttttgacgtggaccattttcaaagtctttattgaatttgttacaatattgcttctgttttatgtttttgtttttgaccatgaggcatgtgggatcttagctccccaaccagggatcgaacccgcacccactgcattggaaggcgaagtcttaaccactggaccaccagggaagtccctgaaccaaCTTTTAACCTCTTCTTTCTCACAGTGTTAATGGTTGATGGCCCGTTCCATATGTGTCCAACATCTATGGGCAGTGGGTCCTCCCTCTAGGGAGAGGGCCATGGGCATGGGCCCCTTTGCCCTCCTACCACCCTCACTTCTCTCTCTAAGCCTTTGTATATTAGTTTTTTTGGGGACTGCCGTCACAAATTACTACCaactggtggcttaaaacaacagaaattattctgtcgcagttctggagaccagaagtctgaaatcaaggtgtcagcagggccatgctccctccaaaggctccagAGGAGGATCTTTcccacctcttccagcttctggtggctgatGGTGTTCTTGGCTTGTGCAGTGTCACTCCACCTTccgcctctgtcttcacatggcctttccctcTGTGTCCCAGAGAAGGACCTGTGTCCTTTCTCTTACAAGGGcaacagtcattggatttagggcccaccatAAATCCAGACTGATCTCATCTGGAGATCCCtgacttaattacatctgcataGACCCCATTTCCAAACAGGTCACATTCGCAGGTACTAGGGATTAGGCCTTGGACAGAGCTTTTTTAGGGGGTTGTGGGGCAGGGGGACACACAGTTCAACCTAGAACACTTTACTTTTAGGAAGGTCCTTCCCCAGCTCAGGTCCCATATTTCCTCctgctccatgtctttttttttttttaatattattatttgtttatttatacatacatctatttatttatttatttttatgtttggctgccttgggtcttcgttgctgcacgcgggctttctctagttgcggcgagcaggggccactcttcgttgcggtgtgcgggcttctcagcggtggcttctctttgttgcggagcacgggctctaggcgcgtaggcttcagtagttgtggcgtgcaggggctcagtaattgtggctcgtgggctctagagcgcaggctcagtagttgtggtgcacgggcttaattgctccgcggcatgtgggatcttcccggaccagggcttgaacctgcatcccctgcactagcaggcggattcttaaccactgcgccaccagggaagtcccgtgctCCGTGTCTTCTACGACAGTTCTGGCCCCTGCTCTGTCCCTCCCATGGTGCCTGGTGCTCCCCACACCAGGTTCCTTTTGTTAAGTGTTGTGGAGAGGAGCCCCCGAGCTTGGAGCTGGAGACCCAGCCCTGTCAGTGCGCCTCACGATATGACTGACCCTCCTGAGGGTCCTGTCTCTTCTTCACTGGAGTCGGTGTGGGTCTTTGCATCCTGAAGGACAGTGTCCTTGGGATAGGGACTCCTCATGTGGTGGTGGCCGGGCCTGGGCTAGAACAGCAAGGAtgcccccagctcctccctgtcTGGCCTGCCCctaggagaggaaaagagaagcttCTGTGTGTTGTGCTTGAGTGAGGGACATCGAGGGAGCCCCTCCCAGGAAAAATGGCACCTGCAGGAAGGAGAGAAATTGCTCTCAGGCGTCCTGGTCACAGGGATCTCTTGTCCTCCTTCCAGGCAGGAcagccaccaccccaccccccgccccccccagagCTCTCCTGGGATCTCTTCACAGGCTAGGGGTGGCACCTGTGGTCCTAAAGGTTTCCTCCCTTCCAGGGTGTGGAGGTCAGCCCCCAGGTGGAAGCAGTGTTGTCCCTCCTGAGTGCCCCAGGAAGCCTGAAGCCGGTGCGGCCCAAAGCTCTGCTGGACAACTGCTTGCGGGTCATGGAGCTGTTGTACTGCTCTTGCTGTAAGGAGCTctgaggggctgggggcgggacACTGGGTGTCTGAGCCCAGGTCACTGAGCAGAGCTGGGACCCTCCTCGGCATGCCCTCTGCTTCCCAGGGCTACAGGCCATTTCTGGAAGCTGAGACGGGCCCTGGGTACAGGGAGGACAATGTGGCTTGGTCTGGGGATGAGGCGGGTGTTGACCACTCCTGCAATCTTATTTGTGTCTGCGTGTGGTGTGTCGCCTGCAGGTAAACAAAGCTCTGTCCTGAACTGGCAGGACTGTGAGGTGCCAAGGCCTCAGCCTCACAGCCCGGAGCCCTCGTCACAGTGTGTGGCCGCCCAGCTGTACCCCCTGCGCCAGCAGCCCCCCgcctccctgccccactccccGGCATCCACGGCTGGAGCCCCGGCTCAGTGAAGCTGCTGAGGGCACAGGGCGAAGGCCTCCTGCCCTGAGTGGCCTGCATGGTAACTGGGTGGGGCAGCTGGAGGAGCTCCTGCAGGAGATGGACTGGGCCTGAGGCTTctctgggtggtggtggggagctCCTCTTGAGAGAAGAGACCCTAGAGGGGTATTTCTCCTTTGAGGGGGACTCAGTGCCTGAGAAGGGTTCAGCTTCCCGCCTTCCATACCTCCCATGGTCTCACCTGGCGCGGTAGGCGCTGGGGGGCACCTGAAGGTCAATGAAGACAGAGCCTACGGCCCCTCCTGGCACTGCCCGGGCTGCCCccttccctgagggcagggctgacCGTCTCCTAAGCCCAAAGAGGTGAGAGCTGTACCAGGTGGGCATGGTGGGGGAGGACACGACTCAGCAAGGCCAGGGAGAGGTCAGCAAAGCTGGGGAGAGGGCGTAGCCAAATGCCACATCTTGCCACagttccctttattttttctattaaacacctgctttgttttggtttgttttggtttgctttgCATCTGCAAGGGTGAACCTGGAGAAGGCCCACCTGGAGAAGGCCGCTTTCCCCTCCTGCCAGGtgcaggaggcaggaggagggggtgggccgGTCTGGCCCTGGGGCCTCGGTCTGAGGATTCAGATTTGGAATggtcagggccttagccagggccCTGGAATG
This region of Balaenoptera acutorostrata chromosome 19, mBalAcu1.1, whole genome shotgun sequence genomic DNA includes:
- the IL34 gene encoding interleukin-34 isoform X2, whose amino-acid sequence is MPRGFAWLRYLGILLGMALGNEGLEVWPLTRSEECAITGFLRDKLQYRNRLQYMKHYFPINYRVSVPYEGVLRMANVTRLRARVSQQELRYLWVLVSLSATEWVQEVLLEGHPSWKYLEEVHTLLLDVKQGLPGVEVSPQVEAVLSLLSAPGSLKPVRPKALLDNCLRVMELLYCSCCKQSSVLNWQDCEVPRPQPHSPEPSSQCVAAQLYPLRQQPPASLPHSPASTAGAPAQ
- the IL34 gene encoding interleukin-34 isoform X1, which gives rise to MPRGFAWLRYLGILLGMALGNEGLEVWPLTRSEECAITGFLRDKLQYRNRLQYMKHYFPINYRVSVPYEGVLRMANVTRLQRARVSQQELRYLWVLVSLSATEWVQEVLLEGHPSWKYLEEVHTLLLDVKQGLPGVEVSPQVEAVLSLLSAPGSLKPVRPKALLDNCLRVMELLYCSCCKQSSVLNWQDCEVPRPQPHSPEPSSQCVAAQLYPLRQQPPASLPHSPASTAGAPAQ
- the IL34 gene encoding interleukin-34 isoform X3 produces the protein MPRGFAWLRYLGILLGMALGNEGLEVWPLTRSEECAITGFLRDKLQYRNRLQYMQRARVSQQELRYLWVLVSLSATEWVQEVLLEGHPSWKYLEEVHTLLLDVKQGLPGVEVSPQVEAVLSLLSAPGSLKPVRPKALLDNCLRVMELLYCSCCKQSSVLNWQDCEVPRPQPHSPEPSSQCVAAQLYPLRQQPPASLPHSPASTAGAPAQ